The Cellulomonas wangleii genome includes a region encoding these proteins:
- a CDS encoding response regulator transcription factor, giving the protein MRVLVVDDEVGLVHALRRGLTAEGFAVDAAHDGATGLAMAVDGAYDVLVVDVMLPRRNGYEVVTALRAQDVWTPVLMLSAKDGEHDVADGLDVGADDYLTKPFSFVVLVARLRALVRRPVAPRPAVLQAGALTLDPASREVTRDGRPVGLTVRETALLEYLLRHADRVVGKIELLDHVFDTGGEDPNVVEVYVGYLRRKLGRDAVTTVRGAGYRVGGA; this is encoded by the coding sequence GTGCGGGTGCTGGTGGTCGACGACGAGGTGGGGCTCGTGCACGCCCTGCGCCGGGGCCTGACGGCCGAGGGCTTCGCCGTCGACGCCGCGCACGACGGCGCGACGGGTCTGGCGATGGCGGTCGACGGCGCGTACGACGTGCTGGTGGTCGACGTGATGCTGCCCCGGCGCAACGGCTACGAGGTCGTCACGGCGCTGCGCGCGCAGGACGTGTGGACGCCGGTCCTCATGCTCTCGGCCAAGGACGGCGAGCACGACGTGGCGGACGGGCTCGACGTCGGCGCCGACGACTACCTCACCAAGCCGTTCTCGTTCGTCGTGCTCGTGGCCCGGCTGCGGGCGCTGGTGCGCCGCCCGGTCGCACCGCGCCCGGCGGTGCTGCAGGCCGGCGCGCTGACGCTCGACCCTGCGTCGCGCGAGGTCACGCGGGACGGCCGCCCGGTCGGGCTCACCGTGCGGGAGACGGCCCTGCTGGAGTACCTGCTGCGGCACGCCGACCGGGTCGTCGGCAAGATCGAGCTGCTCGACCACGTGTTCGACACCGGCGGCGAGGACCCGAACGTCGTCGAGGTGTACGTCGGCTACCTGCGCCGCAAGCTCGGCCGCGACGCGGTCACCACGGTGCGCGGTGCCGGGTACCGGGTCGGTGGCGCGTGA
- a CDS encoding ABC transporter permease, with protein MSPVETAAAEPRPVPAVREADTPSRHPGALGRLVRSELRLVLRRRRNVVLLVGLAFVPLLLGVVLRLAQDAGLAGQGPPFVASVTGNGLFLVVASLFLCTPFLLPLTIGIASGDAIAGEASAGTLRYLLVVPVARGRLLAVKALGALTFAAAAVLAIAVVGLVTGAVLFGVGDLTLLSGDTVPLGEGVLRVAGVVAYVGLSMTGLVAVGLFFSTLTEVPVGAMAATVVVAVVASVLDQLPQVAVIHPALLTHHWFDFAEMLRIVPSVDVLAQGLAVQAGWVVVFGALAWARFTTADVTS; from the coding sequence ATGTCGCCCGTTGAGACCGCCGCGGCGGAGCCGCGACCCGTGCCCGCCGTCCGGGAGGCCGACACGCCCAGCCGGCACCCCGGGGCGCTGGGCCGCCTGGTGCGCTCCGAGCTCCGCCTGGTGCTGCGCCGACGCCGCAACGTGGTGCTGCTCGTCGGCCTGGCGTTCGTCCCGCTGCTGCTGGGCGTCGTGCTGCGCCTGGCGCAGGACGCGGGCCTGGCCGGCCAGGGGCCCCCGTTCGTGGCCAGCGTGACGGGCAACGGGCTGTTCCTCGTCGTGGCGTCGCTGTTCCTGTGCACGCCGTTCCTGCTGCCGCTGACCATCGGCATCGCGTCGGGCGACGCGATCGCGGGCGAGGCGTCCGCCGGGACCCTGCGCTACCTGCTCGTGGTGCCCGTCGCGCGCGGGCGGCTGCTCGCCGTCAAGGCACTCGGTGCGCTCACGTTCGCCGCGGCGGCGGTGCTGGCGATCGCCGTGGTGGGGCTGGTGACCGGCGCCGTGCTGTTCGGGGTCGGCGACCTCACGCTGCTGTCCGGCGACACCGTCCCGCTCGGCGAGGGCGTGCTGCGGGTCGCGGGGGTCGTGGCGTACGTCGGGCTGTCGATGACCGGGCTCGTGGCCGTGGGCCTGTTCTTCTCCACCCTCACGGAGGTGCCGGTGGGCGCGATGGCGGCCACGGTGGTGGTGGCCGTCGTCGCCAGCGTCCTGGACCAGCTGCCGCAGGTCGCGGTGATCCACCCGGCGCTGCTGACGCACCACTGGTTCGACTTCGCCGAGATGCTGCGCATCGTCCCCTCGGTGGACGTGCTGGCGCAGGGGCTGGCCGTGCAGGCGGGCTGGGTCGTGGTGTTCGGTGCCCTGGCGTGGGCCCGGTTCACCACCGCCGACGTCACGTCCTGA
- a CDS encoding acylphosphatase, whose product MHRRVVVRGVVQGVGFRWSCAQEAARLGVAGWVRNRPDGAVETAVEGAPEQVDAMLAFLARGPRHARVTGLEVHEAPPQGLTTFEVEP is encoded by the coding sequence GTGCACAGACGGGTCGTCGTGCGCGGCGTGGTGCAGGGGGTCGGCTTCCGCTGGTCCTGCGCGCAGGAGGCCGCCCGTCTCGGTGTCGCGGGCTGGGTGCGCAACCGCCCGGACGGCGCCGTGGAGACCGCGGTCGAGGGCGCGCCGGAGCAGGTCGACGCCATGCTGGCGTTCCTGGCCCGCGGCCCGCGGCACGCACGGGTCACCGGCCTCGAGGTCCACGAGGCACCACCGCAGGGGCTGACGACGTTCGAGGTCGAGCCGTGA
- a CDS encoding NYN domain-containing protein → MGVVTINPDPPRRLRSALFVDFDNVYIGLARLDPQAAEAFATDPAHWLSELSQGSDVDGDLTRRFLVRACYLNPSVYSRFRPNFTRAGFQVVDCPSLTQQGKSSADINLVLDAVDALAATTRYDEFVIVSADADFTPLAQRCRADDRRVTIITASPAASAYRSVADTVIGADALADLVTQTASTLDAEPAVVPTPAEPAAVEPAADPVAAAATPPAATRGSRGSGRSSAKETPDEPAPAAAPARTPARARVAERVMDEGEARARRAVRRAVRTADAPLPLGAAAQVAQTADPSLATTQWAGAGNFTAWLGRAVPDLDVSTRPPGHVWDPQRFGEADLPGAVADTAPNELQRQVIAVTDTPGLSQAQYRVLLKTLASDVAAHPFDRVATSRRVHEACQQSGTKVGRSTVNFVISGVLYTGLSLDGDPGAEKVARAWADNVIGLCRGARMELTNGDAAAIRAWVGGGLVTA, encoded by the coding sequence ATGGGGGTCGTGACCATCAACCCCGACCCGCCCCGGCGGCTGCGCTCGGCGCTGTTCGTCGACTTCGACAACGTGTACATCGGCCTGGCACGCCTGGACCCGCAGGCGGCGGAGGCGTTCGCCACCGACCCCGCCCACTGGCTGTCCGAGCTCAGCCAGGGCTCCGACGTCGACGGGGACCTGACGCGCCGCTTCCTGGTGCGCGCGTGCTACCTCAACCCGTCGGTGTACTCCCGGTTCCGTCCCAACTTCACGCGGGCCGGCTTCCAGGTGGTGGACTGCCCGTCGCTCACGCAGCAGGGCAAGTCCAGCGCCGACATCAACCTCGTCCTCGACGCGGTGGACGCGCTGGCGGCCACCACGCGGTACGACGAGTTCGTCATCGTCTCCGCCGACGCGGACTTCACGCCGCTCGCGCAGCGCTGCCGCGCGGACGACCGGCGCGTGACGATCATCACAGCGTCGCCCGCCGCGTCGGCGTACCGCTCGGTCGCGGACACGGTCATCGGCGCGGACGCGCTGGCCGACCTCGTCACCCAGACCGCGTCCACGCTGGACGCGGAGCCCGCCGTGGTGCCGACGCCCGCCGAGCCGGCCGCGGTCGAGCCGGCCGCCGACCCGGTCGCCGCGGCGGCGACGCCGCCCGCCGCGACCCGCGGGTCGCGCGGATCCGGCAGGTCATCCGCCAAGGAGACGCCCGACGAGCCGGCACCCGCCGCCGCACCGGCGCGCACGCCGGCCCGGGCGCGGGTCGCCGAGCGGGTCATGGACGAGGGTGAGGCGCGGGCCCGGCGGGCCGTGCGACGCGCGGTGCGCACCGCCGACGCACCGTTGCCGCTGGGCGCGGCCGCACAGGTCGCGCAGACCGCCGACCCGTCCCTCGCGACGACGCAGTGGGCCGGCGCCGGCAACTTCACGGCGTGGCTGGGGCGCGCGGTGCCGGACCTCGACGTGTCGACGCGCCCGCCGGGGCACGTGTGGGACCCGCAGCGCTTCGGCGAGGCCGACCTGCCGGGTGCGGTGGCCGACACGGCCCCCAACGAGCTGCAGCGTCAGGTCATCGCCGTCACCGACACACCGGGTCTGAGCCAGGCCCAGTACCGGGTGCTGCTCAAGACCCTCGCGTCGGACGTCGCGGCCCACCCCTTCGACCGCGTCGCCACGTCGCGCCGCGTCCACGAGGCGTGCCAGCAGTCGGGCACCAAGGTCGGCCGCTCGACCGTCAACTTCGTGATCTCGGGTGTCCTGTACACCGGGCTGTCGCTGGACGGGGACCCCGGTGCGGAGAAGGTGGCCCGGGCGTGGGCGGACAACGTCATCGGGCTGTGCCGCGGTGCGCGCATGGAGCTGACCAACGGCGACGCGGCCGCCATCCGCGCCTGGGTGGGCGGCGGTCTGGTCACCGCCTGA
- a CDS encoding sensor histidine kinase produces MTGPGAGASRTGPRGPRRRALSLRARLTLVATLAVAVVLVAGALALSAALGTARTAALDDVVRERSQTLAALVADDRVPDALPVRQPGEVAQLLDASGRVLATSATASRTLPVVDPATLAAWRERAGDDVLVVGTDAGAYDEVARAAVRAVTWRGEPATLVTTVPATDVQGVLRALRVALLLVVPVLTVGFAVVLWTVLGRALAPVEQLRAAADRVALAGGPGALPVPPVDDELAALARTLNSMLDRLEVAAARQRTFVADAAHELRSPVAAARAAVEVAAAHPGAYPVDDLVADLTPQVARMQTLVDDLLVLARVGASDAPREPVDLAAVAADVAAGLATAARERDVRVDVHGAGTATATVEGATRVLRNLVANAVRHARSRVTVTVAPGPGVVRVLVDDDGTGIAPADRERVFERFVRLDEARERDAGGAGLGLAIAREVARDLGGDVRVADAPGAGTRTVLELPAG; encoded by the coding sequence GTGACCGGTCCCGGGGCGGGTGCGTCGCGCACCGGGCCGCGCGGGCCGCGCCGTCGCGCCCTGTCGCTGCGGGCGCGCCTGACGCTCGTCGCCACGCTCGCCGTCGCGGTGGTCCTGGTCGCCGGCGCCCTGGCGCTCTCGGCAGCCCTGGGCACCGCGCGCACCGCCGCGCTCGACGACGTCGTCCGCGAGCGCTCGCAGACGCTCGCCGCGCTCGTCGCGGACGACCGTGTGCCGGACGCGCTGCCCGTCCGGCAGCCCGGAGAGGTGGCGCAGCTGCTCGACGCGTCGGGGCGTGTGCTGGCGACGTCCGCGACCGCCTCCCGCACCCTGCCGGTGGTCGACCCCGCGACCCTCGCCGCCTGGCGCGAGCGCGCGGGCGACGACGTGCTCGTGGTGGGCACGGACGCCGGTGCCTACGACGAGGTCGCCCGCGCGGCGGTGCGGGCGGTGACCTGGCGGGGCGAGCCCGCCACGCTCGTCACCACCGTCCCGGCGACCGACGTCCAGGGCGTGCTGCGCGCCCTGCGGGTCGCGCTGCTGCTGGTGGTGCCGGTGCTGACCGTGGGGTTCGCGGTGGTGCTGTGGACCGTGCTGGGACGCGCCCTGGCCCCCGTCGAGCAGCTGCGCGCCGCGGCCGACCGGGTCGCGCTCGCGGGCGGGCCCGGAGCCCTGCCCGTCCCACCCGTCGACGACGAGCTCGCGGCGCTCGCGCGCACCCTGAACTCGATGCTCGACCGGCTCGAGGTCGCCGCCGCCCGTCAGCGCACCTTCGTCGCGGACGCGGCGCACGAGCTGCGCTCGCCGGTCGCGGCGGCGCGGGCGGCGGTCGAGGTCGCCGCCGCGCACCCCGGTGCGTACCCCGTCGACGACCTCGTCGCGGACCTGACCCCGCAGGTCGCCCGGATGCAGACGCTCGTGGACGACCTGCTGGTGCTGGCGCGCGTGGGTGCGTCGGACGCCCCGCGCGAGCCGGTCGACCTGGCGGCCGTGGCGGCGGACGTCGCGGCGGGCCTCGCGACCGCGGCCCGGGAGCGGGACGTCCGGGTGGACGTGCACGGGGCGGGCACCGCGACCGCCACCGTCGAGGGGGCCACCCGCGTGCTGCGCAACCTCGTCGCGAACGCCGTGCGGCACGCCCGCAGCCGGGTCACCGTGACGGTCGCGCCCGGCCCCGGCGTCGTCCGTGTCCTGGTCGACGACGACGGCACGGGCATCGCGCCGGCCGACCGCGAGCGGGTGTTCGAGCGGTTCGTGCGGCTCGACGAGGCGCGTGAGCGTGACGCCGGTGGTGCGGGCCTCGGCCTGGCGATCGCCCGCGAGGTGGCGCGCGACCTGGGCGGCGACGTGCGGGTGGCGGACGCCCCGGGGGCGGGCACGCGGACGGTCCTGGAGCTCCCGGCGGGCTGA
- a CDS encoding threonine/serine exporter family protein: MTVLPTSLTGLGLPTGLELLEPLEPVDPVLPVEPEETVAPEPTVSAPAPTPTASAPVATAPPVEATPEATPGEGVAPLPTAEPTAAPTAPAPVVPTTPTTEPAVQVPAFSSRPAVVESNVPWVVVALAAVVLVAAAAGLWWWWRRAVAERRAGDGASAGGTADDVTGARRGGPATAATTMPLPRVGDDADATLVLPTGEGSPGPGTPEAEAFSARVDVTVQLLVRLGEAMIDAGSPIVQVNSTLQRVAAVNGLPDAAVVTFPTALIVSVPQHDTVQTAVSTAGSRALRLDQVSDVLDLANSAQRGDVRPREALEQLQRIVASDPATSTARRAAGYVAVAAGLSMVLGGGWLDTLVAAALGGVVAVLTAATRRVPPVYQGLIVAVCAFVVAVPVLLLVRTGWSVGLLAPLVAPLVTFLPGALLTTGVIDLATRQMIAGSSRLAAGVMQLVLLALGITAAAGLVGVPAADVGSTGADHPLGWVATWLGVLVYAVGVTTNNEAHRGSLPWITLVLVVGYAGQVLGGVLFGAVVSSFVGALAMTPVAMLAAARRGGPPFLVTFLPGFWLLVPGALGLVGVTSALGRSTDQAITTIVTTGVSMVAISLGVLAGLALGAGMQRRLAPDAARIV, encoded by the coding sequence GTGACGGTGCTGCCGACGTCCCTCACAGGTCTCGGGCTCCCCACCGGCCTGGAGCTCCTCGAGCCGCTCGAGCCCGTCGATCCCGTCCTGCCCGTCGAGCCGGAGGAGACGGTCGCACCCGAGCCGACGGTGAGCGCGCCGGCGCCGACACCCACGGCCAGCGCACCGGTGGCCACGGCCCCGCCCGTCGAGGCCACGCCCGAGGCGACGCCGGGCGAGGGCGTCGCCCCGCTCCCGACCGCCGAACCGACGGCCGCGCCCACGGCTCCCGCACCGGTCGTCCCGACCACCCCGACGACCGAGCCCGCCGTCCAGGTCCCGGCGTTCTCCTCGCGCCCCGCGGTCGTGGAGTCGAACGTGCCGTGGGTGGTGGTGGCGCTGGCCGCGGTCGTGCTCGTGGCTGCGGCGGCCGGGCTGTGGTGGTGGTGGCGCAGGGCCGTCGCCGAGCGTCGTGCGGGTGACGGGGCGTCCGCCGGTGGCACGGCCGACGACGTGACGGGCGCCCGCCGTGGCGGGCCCGCCACCGCCGCGACGACGATGCCGCTGCCACGGGTCGGTGACGACGCCGACGCGACGCTCGTGCTCCCGACGGGGGAGGGCTCCCCGGGTCCGGGCACCCCCGAGGCGGAGGCGTTCTCGGCGCGCGTGGACGTCACCGTGCAGCTGCTCGTCCGGCTCGGTGAGGCGATGATCGACGCCGGGTCGCCCATCGTGCAGGTCAACTCCACGCTCCAGCGGGTGGCCGCCGTCAACGGGCTGCCCGACGCGGCCGTCGTCACGTTCCCGACGGCGCTCATCGTCTCGGTGCCGCAGCACGACACCGTGCAGACGGCCGTGTCGACGGCCGGCAGCCGCGCGCTGCGGCTCGACCAGGTCTCCGACGTGCTGGACCTGGCCAACTCCGCCCAGCGCGGCGACGTGCGGCCGCGCGAGGCCCTGGAGCAGCTGCAGAGGATCGTGGCCTCGGACCCGGCGACGTCGACCGCGCGGCGCGCGGCGGGCTACGTGGCCGTCGCCGCCGGCTTGTCCATGGTGCTCGGCGGCGGGTGGCTCGACACCCTGGTGGCGGCCGCGCTCGGGGGCGTGGTCGCCGTGCTGACCGCGGCGACCCGGCGGGTGCCCCCTGTCTACCAAGGGCTGATCGTGGCGGTCTGCGCGTTCGTCGTCGCGGTGCCGGTGCTGCTGCTGGTGCGCACCGGCTGGTCCGTGGGGCTGCTGGCCCCGCTGGTGGCGCCGCTGGTGACGTTCCTGCCGGGAGCGCTGCTCACCACGGGGGTCATCGACCTGGCCACGCGGCAGATGATCGCGGGGTCGTCCCGTCTCGCGGCGGGCGTCATGCAGCTGGTCCTGCTGGCCCTGGGGATCACGGCCGCCGCCGGCCTGGTCGGCGTGCCCGCGGCGGACGTCGGCAGCACGGGGGCCGACCACCCCCTGGGCTGGGTCGCGACCTGGCTCGGGGTGCTCGTGTACGCCGTGGGCGTCACGACCAACAACGAGGCGCACCGCGGGTCGTTGCCGTGGATCACGCTCGTGCTGGTGGTCGGGTACGCCGGGCAGGTGCTGGGCGGCGTGCTGTTCGGGGCGGTCGTGTCGTCGTTCGTCGGGGCGCTGGCGATGACGCCGGTCGCGATGCTCGCGGCCGCCCGGCGCGGGGGACCGCCGTTCCTCGTGACGTTCCTGCCCGGGTTCTGGCTGCTGGTGCCCGGTGCGCTCGGCCTGGTCGGCGTGACCTCCGCGCTGGGGCGCTCGACCGACCAGGCGATCACGACCATCGTCACCACGGGCGTGTCCATGGTGGCCATCAGCCTGGGCGTGCTCGCGGGCCTCGCGCTCGGCGCGGGCATGCAGCGCCGGCTCGCACCCGACGCGGCCCGGATCGTCTGA
- a CDS encoding ABC transporter ATP-binding protein, with protein sequence MGDDAVRTHGLTKRFRTGQVAVDRVDLLVPRGAVYGFLGPNGSGKTTTIRMLLGLVAPTAGEVHLLGSPMPRDAGRVLPRVGALVEGPAFQPYLSGRANLARLDAVDASADPRTARARSDAALDRVGLGAAADKRYRQYSLGMKQRLGLAAALLRPRDLLVLDEPTNGLDPQGTREVRHLVRELADAGTTVLVSSHLLAEIEQVCTHVGIMGGGRLLLQGPRADLTARRAAHVMVRTAPADVDAAVVELRRLGLVDVTVEQGVVDGGVTVVASDAADDGRERPAPQDVAAALVRAGVGLLAFDVRRPSLEQVFVELTGEGFDVAR encoded by the coding sequence GTGGGTGACGACGCGGTCCGCACGCACGGCCTGACCAAGCGGTTCCGTACGGGTCAGGTCGCCGTCGACCGTGTCGACCTGCTCGTGCCGCGTGGGGCGGTCTACGGGTTCCTGGGACCCAACGGGTCGGGCAAGACCACGACGATCCGCATGCTGCTGGGCCTGGTGGCCCCCACCGCGGGCGAGGTGCACCTGCTGGGCTCACCGATGCCCCGGGACGCCGGGCGCGTGCTGCCGCGGGTGGGCGCGCTCGTCGAGGGCCCGGCGTTCCAGCCGTACCTGTCGGGGCGGGCCAACCTCGCGCGGCTGGACGCCGTCGACGCGTCGGCGGACCCGCGCACCGCCCGCGCCCGGTCCGACGCCGCGCTGGACCGCGTGGGCCTGGGCGCCGCGGCCGACAAGCGCTACCGGCAGTACTCGCTGGGCATGAAGCAGCGCCTCGGGCTCGCCGCCGCGCTGCTGCGCCCGCGTGACCTGCTGGTGCTCGACGAGCCCACCAACGGCCTGGACCCGCAGGGCACGCGGGAGGTGCGGCACCTGGTGCGCGAGCTGGCCGACGCCGGGACCACCGTGCTGGTGTCCTCGCACCTGCTCGCGGAGATCGAGCAGGTCTGCACGCACGTCGGGATCATGGGTGGCGGGCGGCTGCTGCTGCAGGGCCCGCGCGCCGACCTCACGGCACGGCGGGCCGCGCACGTCATGGTGCGCACGGCACCGGCGGACGTCGACGCGGCCGTGGTCGAGCTGCGCCGCCTCGGACTGGTCGACGTCACGGTCGAGCAGGGCGTCGTGGACGGCGGCGTCACCGTCGTCGCCTCGGACGCGGCCGACGACGGCCGCGAGCGGCCCGCACCGCAGGACGTCGCGGCGGCCCTGGTGCGCGCCGGTGTCGGCCTGCTCGCCTTCGACGTGCGCCGACCCTCGCTGGAGCAGGTGTTCGTCGAGCTGACCGGGGAGGGCTTCGATGTCGCCCGTTGA
- a CDS encoding alpha/beta fold hydrolase, with translation MSETVAVRCPAPGRQVGPLWVVTRGSGPPLVLLHGNGEDHHVFDRMVPALGAGRTLVGIDSRAHGRSPRGTGPLSIARMADDVAEVLDLLGLRQPDVLGFSDGGNVALELAVRRPDRVRRLVVVGANLFPAGLTARVQARVRALHAVAGPLARVVPRLRAFAERVALMACEPRLDPAGLARVTAPTLVVVGERDVVDHAHTGLLVRSLPDARLEVVPRAGHMLPRDRPDLLATLTVGFLTAGPTVAPTGGAGPAPAHDHG, from the coding sequence GTGAGCGAGACGGTCGCGGTGCGGTGCCCGGCGCCCGGGCGGCAGGTGGGGCCGCTGTGGGTCGTCACGCGCGGCTCGGGCCCCCCGCTGGTGCTGCTGCACGGCAACGGTGAGGACCACCACGTCTTCGACCGGATGGTGCCCGCCCTCGGCGCGGGACGCACGCTCGTGGGCATCGACTCGCGCGCGCACGGCCGCAGCCCGCGCGGCACGGGGCCGCTCAGCATCGCGCGGATGGCCGACGACGTCGCCGAGGTGCTCGACCTGCTGGGGCTGCGGCAGCCCGACGTGCTGGGGTTCTCCGACGGCGGCAACGTCGCCCTCGAGCTGGCCGTGCGCCGGCCGGACCGTGTGCGGCGCCTCGTCGTCGTGGGCGCCAACCTGTTCCCCGCGGGACTGACCGCCCGCGTGCAGGCGCGGGTCCGTGCCCTGCACGCGGTGGCGGGCCCGCTCGCGCGCGTCGTGCCGCGTCTGCGGGCGTTCGCGGAGCGCGTCGCGCTGATGGCCTGCGAGCCCCGCCTGGACCCCGCCGGGCTCGCGCGGGTCACGGCGCCGACGCTGGTCGTCGTGGGGGAACGGGACGTCGTGGACCACGCGCACACGGGGCTCCTCGTGCGGTCCCTGCCGGACGCCCGGCTCGAGGTCGTCCCCCGGGCCGGCCACATGCTGCCGCGGGACCGGCCCGACCTGCTCGCGACGCTGACCGTCGGGTTCCTCACCGCCGGACCGACGGTTGCGCCGACCGGAGGAGCCGGTCCGGCACCTGCCCACGATCACGGGTGA
- a CDS encoding DUF5684 domain-containing protein, with translation MSTFLTVPLTDAEAAAAAGSVVVALIFSLVFYVIGCLGLMGIFTKAGQPGWAAFVPIYNTIVLLQVVGRPLWWFLLLLVPGVNVVALIIIMHDLSKSFGHDAGFTVGLVLLSVVFTWILWLGSSTYRGPAAAAAGSTQRPSYA, from the coding sequence ATGTCCACATTTCTCACGGTCCCGCTCACCGACGCCGAGGCCGCTGCCGCCGCAGGTAGCGTGGTCGTCGCGCTGATCTTCAGCCTCGTCTTCTACGTCATCGGCTGCCTCGGCCTCATGGGCATCTTCACGAAGGCGGGCCAGCCGGGCTGGGCGGCCTTCGTCCCGATCTACAACACCATCGTCCTGCTGCAGGTCGTGGGCCGGCCCCTGTGGTGGTTCCTGCTGCTCCTGGTCCCGGGCGTCAACGTGGTCGCGCTGATCATCATCATGCACGACCTGTCGAAGTCGTTCGGCCACGACGCCGGCTTCACCGTCGGCCTGGTGCTGCTGTCCGTCGTCTTCACCTGGATCCTGTGGCTCGGCTCGAGCACCTACCGCGGCCCGGCCGCCGCCGCCGCGGGGTCGACGCAGCGCCCCTCGTACGCCTGA
- a CDS encoding LolA family protein translates to MDTAPASPARPRLRTAWAVPATAVVAVAAAFAAPPLLASADSAGLPEVSAAELLDRVAAAEPQALSGTVVHTARLGLPELSLTQASGADPVSLLSGSTTLRVWTDGQERSRVSLLGTASEYSVVTDATQAWTYSSSDDEVVHYALSPQDAARAQELAATATPPADLPSPDELGREALERAEKDATVGVDAVTTVAGRDAYQVVVTPRSTTTLVARIVVAVDAATWTPLRVQVWSSDEAATPALEVGFTDVTFADPGEAVLTFSAPPGAEVREVTVPLPDAAAHAAAADAAQGLPADPEAMTAPEGVRVSGSGWDTVVELSGVDVAALLAGDPSALGDDPAADGPLGGEGAQDLAEDFMPEGDGAGVELDAGALYDQLTTPVEGGRALTSTLLSVLVLDDGRVLVGSVPVDVLRAAADA, encoded by the coding sequence ATGGACACCGCACCCGCCTCCCCCGCCCGCCCGCGGCTGCGCACCGCGTGGGCCGTGCCCGCCACCGCGGTCGTGGCCGTCGCCGCGGCGTTCGCGGCGCCCCCGCTGCTCGCGTCGGCCGACTCCGCCGGCCTGCCGGAGGTCTCGGCGGCCGAGCTGCTGGACCGCGTCGCGGCCGCCGAGCCGCAGGCGCTGTCCGGCACGGTCGTGCACACCGCCCGCCTGGGCCTGCCGGAGCTGAGCCTGACGCAGGCGTCGGGCGCCGACCCCGTCAGCCTGCTCAGCGGCTCGACGACGCTGCGGGTGTGGACCGACGGCCAGGAGCGCTCGCGCGTGTCCCTGCTGGGCACCGCCTCGGAGTACTCGGTCGTGACCGACGCCACCCAGGCGTGGACGTACTCGTCGTCCGACGACGAGGTCGTGCACTACGCGCTCTCGCCGCAGGACGCCGCGCGGGCCCAGGAGCTGGCGGCCACCGCGACCCCGCCGGCCGACCTGCCCAGCCCCGACGAGCTGGGCCGCGAGGCGCTCGAGCGGGCCGAGAAGGACGCGACGGTCGGCGTGGACGCCGTCACGACCGTCGCGGGCCGCGACGCCTACCAGGTGGTCGTGACGCCGCGCAGCACCACCACCCTCGTGGCGCGGATCGTCGTGGCCGTGGACGCCGCGACGTGGACCCCGCTGCGGGTGCAGGTCTGGAGCAGCGACGAGGCCGCGACGCCGGCGCTCGAGGTCGGCTTCACCGACGTGACGTTCGCCGACCCGGGCGAGGCGGTCCTGACGTTCTCCGCGCCCCCCGGGGCCGAGGTCCGCGAGGTGACCGTCCCGCTGCCGGACGCCGCGGCGCACGCCGCGGCCGCGGACGCGGCGCAGGGCCTGCCGGCGGACCCGGAGGCGATGACGGCGCCCGAGGGCGTGCGCGTCAGCGGCAGCGGCTGGGACACGGTCGTCGAGCTCAGCGGCGTCGACGTCGCGGCGCTGCTGGCGGGCGACCCGTCCGCCCTCGGCGACGACCCGGCGGCGGACGGGCCGCTCGGCGGTGAGGGCGCGCAGGACCTGGCCGAGGACTTCATGCCCGAGGGCGACGGTGCCGGCGTCGAGCTGGACGCGGGAGCGCTGTACGACCAGCTGACCACGCCCGTCGAGGGCGGCCGGGCGCTGACCTCGACGCTGCTGTCCGTGCTGGTCCTCGACGACGGCCGCGTGCTGGTCGGGTCCGTGCCGGTGGACGTGCTGCGCGCGGCGGCGGACGCGTGA